One window of Oncorhynchus gorbuscha isolate QuinsamMale2020 ecotype Even-year unplaced genomic scaffold, OgorEven_v1.0 Un_scaffold_2416, whole genome shotgun sequence genomic DNA carries:
- the LOC124025756 gene encoding lysophosphatidylcholine acyltransferase 1-like: MKLAFRMFEAEEDGAITVAELACILKTALGVADLDVSRLFAAIDTEDTGKLTFGKFRSFAEHHPNFSEDYLSTDNTGRNGCPHQPKATPNAKPQTNGFCLTSAQRPTGNLSMVMYKNRKLNG; encoded by the exons ATGAAACTGGCCTTCAGG ATGTTTGAGGCGGAGGAGGACGGTGCGATCACAGTGGCTGAGTTGGCCTGCATCCTAAAGACGGCGTTAGGAGTGGCTGACCTCGACGTCTCACGTCTCTTCGCTGCTATCGACACAGAGGACACGGGGAAACTCACCTTTG GCAAGTTCAGGAGCTTTGCAGAGCATCACCCAAACTTCAGTGAGGACTACCTGTCCACAGACAATACAGGCCGTAACGGCTGTCCTCACCAGCCCAAGGCCACGCCCAACGCCAAGCCTCAGACCAACGGCTTCTGCCTGACTTCAGCCC AAAGGCCCACAGGCAACCTCAGCATGGTTATGTACAAGAACCGTAAACTCAACGGCTAA